The genomic segment GCGTCCGCAGGGCCCGCGGCCGTCAGGATCAGCGCCACGACGAGGGCAAGGAACGCGGATGCGGTGGAGGGAGGTCGCATGCAGCGCGGGCGCGCTCGTGCGAACGCGGCCACGCGTCAATATCGGCAGGTAGGCCGGAATCTTCAAGCGGTTCGTACATGCGTCCGCCCGATGTAGGTATTTCGTCGAGAAGCCGATAGCTGGGCTGGGCAGAGTGCCCCGCGGCCCTCATGGACGGGGGCCATCAAGCGAAAGGTCACGGAGGACCGCAATGCGATCACGACAAGCGAAACGTGCACTCGTGGCCGTCGCCGCTGTGGCGACGATGCTCGCGACGACGTCCCCGGCCCTGGCTGCGACGTCGAGCGACACCACACAGTTCTCGGTCACGCCGGGAAGCCTGGCCTTCACGGCGACCGTGCCGGACGTGCCGAACCTGCCTGCCCTGACCCTCAACGGCCAGTCGCAGACGCTCAACGGCACGATGAACAACTTCGGCGTCGACGACGCCACCGGCAGCGCCGCGGGCTGGAACGTCACGGTGAGCGGCGACAGCAGCGGCGGCAAGAGCGCAGTCTTCAAGCGCTACTGCCCGAATGCGACGTGCGGAGCCGACTCGGGTCCGGCATACGTCGCGGGCGGTGCCACGCTCGCTGCCAACACGATCACGCTCAACAGCACGAGCGCGAGCTTCACCGGGCTGAACGGCACCACGGGCACTGCCCCGACGAACCAGTGCAACGCAGGCTGCTTCGT from the Gaiellales bacterium genome contains:
- a CDS encoding WxL domain-containing protein gives rise to the protein MAVAAVATMLATTSPALAATSSDTTQFSVTPGSLAFTATVPDVPNLPALTLNGQSQTLNGTMNNFGVDDATGSAAGWNVTVSGDSSGGKSAVFKRYCPNATCGADSGPAYVAGGATLAANTITLNSTSASFTGLNGTTGTAPTNQCNAGCFVDAPSASPVKIVSAASGAGMGTWGSTGWTGTSIAAATPSTVTALPANEVYRVDLLWTLGSGP